A part of Arachis hypogaea cultivar Tifrunner chromosome 12, arahy.Tifrunner.gnm2.J5K5, whole genome shotgun sequence genomic DNA contains:
- the LOC112729267 gene encoding probable indole-3-pyruvate monooxygenase YUCCA3, giving the protein MHNICLNMPPMVQSFNPEDLFTRRCVWVNGPVIVGAGPSGLAVAAGLKDQGVPFIILERANCIASLWQNRTYDRLKLHLPKQFCQLPNLPFPEDFPEYPTKFQFIKYLESYANHFNITPQFNETVQSAKYDETFGLWRVKTIRKSHSGSSEVEYICRWLIVATGENAERVVPEFEGLDEFGGNVMHACDYKSGESYKGQKVLVVGCGNSGMEVSLDLCNHNATPSMVVRSSVHVLPREVFGKSTFELAIMLMKRLPLWMVDKILLILASLILGNVKKYGLKRPSVGPLELKNTAGKTPVLDIGALKKIRSGQIKVVPGIKRFWQGKVELVDGKILEIDSVVLATGYRSNVPSWLKENDMFSDDGVPKDPFPNGWKGKAGLYAVGFTRRGLSGASLDAISVSHDIAKSWKEETKQKKKTAAARHRRCMSHF; this is encoded by the exons ATGCATAACATTTGTCTCAACATGCCACCAATGGTCCAAAGTTTCAACCCTGAGGACCTCTTCACACGAAGATGTGTATGGGTAAACGGACCAGTAATAGTTGGGGCCGGTCCTTCAGGCCTCGCAGTCGCAGCAGGTCTGAAGGACCAAGGCGTCCCTTTCATCATTCTTGAGAGAGCTAATTGCATTGCCTCTCTTTGGCAAAACCGTACCTATGATCGCCTCAAGTTACACCTTCCCAAGCAATTCTGCCAGTTACCGAATTTACCCTTCCCTGAAGACTTCCCTGAATATCCTACAAAATTTCAGTTCATTAAGTACCTTGAATCCTACGCTAACCACTTTAACATAACCCCACAATTCAATGAAACAGTTCAGTCTGCTAAGTATGATGAGACCTTTGGATTGTGGAGGGTTAAGACCATTAGGAAAAGCCACTCTGGTTCCAGTGAAGTTGAGTACATTTGCCGGTGGCTTATTGTTGCCACCGGCGAAAATGCAGAGAGAGTTGTACCTGAATTTGAAGGGTTGGATGAGTTTGGTGGCAATGTCATGCATGCTTGTGATTACAAATCTGGGGAGAGTTATAAAGGACAGAAAGTGCTTGTTGTTGGGTGTGGAAATTCCGGCATGGAAGTTTCCCTTGATCTTTGTAACCACAATGCAACTCCATCCATGGTTGTTCGAAGCTCG GTTCATGTGTTGCCAAGAGAAGTTTTTGGAAAGTCAACTTTTGAACTTGCAATAATGTTGATGAAACGGCTACCACTATGGATGGTTGACAAGATACTGCTAATTCTGGCCAGTTTGATCCTCGGAAACGTCAAAAAGTACGGTCTAAAACGGCCTTCTGTAGGACCTTTAGAGCTCAAGAACACTGCCGGGAAGACTCCTGTATTGGACATTGGAGCACTCAAGAAAATTAGATCAGGTCAGATCAAAGTTGTACCTGGAATCAAGAGATTCTGGCAAGGGAAAGTGGAACTTGTGGATGGCAAGATTCTAGAAATTGACTCCGTTGTTCTTGCTACTGGTTACCGCAGCAATGTACCATCATGGCTTAAG GAAAATGACATGTTTTCAGACGATGGTGTTCCAAAGGACCCATTTCCGAATGGGTGGAAAGGCAAGGCTGGTCTTTATGCCGTTGGGTTCACAAGGAGAGGCCTTTCCGGTGCTTCTTTGGATGCCATTAGTGTGTCTCATGACATTGCCAAGAGCTGGAAGGAGGAAACTAAACAGAAGAAGAAAACAGCCGCTGCACGCCACAGGAGATGCATGTCACACTTCTAA